Below is a window of Patescibacteria group bacterium DNA.
CGACTAGTACGGATATTTTGAGTAAAAAAACATTAGTAAATATTGCAAATGCTCAAGAAGATTCAGATTTGTCTGTTTTGGGAGAATTTGATTCTGCAAAAATAATGATTTCCTTTGCTCTTGGTTCCTTGGAAGCAGACTCTAGTGGCGGAGGAGCTATTGTTCCTGTTGAAATAGCCACAAGCACTGCAAGCTCGAGCGATGACGAGATTGAGTCAAATGAAGACGAAATTGATGAAAATGTTATAGCAAGTTCAAGCGATGAGCTTGGTGACGATTCTTCGGAGAAAGATACGCCGGAAGAACAGACGCTTGAAGAACAGACGCCGGAAGAACAGACGCTTGAAGAAATAATTAAAGAAGATGACGAAGAGATTATTCAGGATGTCGAAATTATCATCGAAGAAGAGGATATTTCTGAGGACTTTGAACAGAGTGTAGAAATAATCGAAAATGAAGAAGAGGCGTCTGTAATTAAAATTAAAGAAGAAGAGAAAACAGAAGAAGAAGTTGAAGATATTGTAGAAGAAATAGTAGCTCCGGTAGTGTCTGAACCAGATCCGGAGGTGGAGAATAGCGACGGGGATATAATTTCAAAAATATTTTCTGTTAAAAATGCAATCGCTCAATCAGACAGCCCAAAATTTGCTATTTGGTATTCAGTTATGAGTGAGACTGGCGATGCTAGTACAAGTGCTTCTACAACAGGTCGAGAAATATGGGAAAAATTAGATACAGTTTATGACGACGATTTGTCTAATTATTTAAATGATGGATTCTTTTCTTATGATGCGCCTTTTCTTGAGTCATGGACTGACCTTGAAAATCTGAAAATAAAAATTGAAGGCCTCGCCGATGAACAAGCTGATTTTGTTTTGTATATTGATAGTATTTGGGTTGATATTGAATATGAGAAAGACCCCAACACTCCAGAACTTCCTGAAGAAAAAGAATTGCGTTGGGAAAATATGCTCGAATTTTTATCAGATCAAAAAGTTTTTACTTTTGATGAAAAAGGAGAATTTCGATTTAAATATAATAAAAACAAAAAGACTTTAAGTGAGAGCTTTGGACTTTCTGGTTACTGGGATAGTGTAGATATAGAAGTTGAGATAGAAGATTTTAAAGGAGATATTTTAGAGCTTCCCCTAATAATAGTATTCGAAGAAGATGGAGAATTCTCTATTACTTTGCCGAGCTTGCCTAGAAAATTTAGACCAGGAGAATATAGGATTAAGTTTACTATTATCGATAGTTCAGGAGCCGAAACAGAAGAATTTGTTCTAGAAGAAAGTTTTTCTTGGGGGGTTTTGGCCATAAATACTGACAAATCTATTTACAAAATAGGTGACGAATCAGCGTTTATTCAAATGGCGGTTTTAGATGAAGGTGGACACACCTTATGTGGGGCTGATTTGAGTTTAGAAATTATTTCACCAGATGGAGAAGTTCGAATTTTTGATACAAGTAATGACACAATAATTCAAAACGAATTTTGTGAGCCAGAAAATGTAATAACGAGTCCAGATTATTATACATATTTTCAGTTAGCAGGTGTTGGCACATATGAACTAAAATTAAAAGCAATTACCGAGAATGGAGTTAAAGAAATTACGGATAGTTTTAGGGTTGTTGAAGAAACTTCTTTTGATATATCGAGGATTGGTCCGACCAGAATATATCCGCTGGCTAATTATGAAATGAAAATAAATATTTTGGCTAGTGAAGATTTTGAAGGAAATTTTTACGAATACGTCCCTGACGGTTTTTACATAGTAAATCAAACCTTGAAAATTAAGAAAGCCTCAACGACGGATTTCGTTTTGTATAATAGCCAAGTATCAAGTAGCACAGAAGAATATATTTTTGATGAATTTGAAATAAACGACGAAAAAGAATTATCTTGGAAAAATTTATTAATTGAAGATGGCGATGAACTGGAAGCAGTTTATCTGTTTGATGCGCCAAATGTTTCACCGGAGTTATACTTACTTGGACCAGCAAGTATTGCAACCACTACAGAAGACAGACAATGGCAGATAGCTTCAGATGCTATAACAACCTACCCCGGAACAGCTGGAATAAATGTAAACTGGACAGATCCAACATTTGCCTGGGATTCTAGTAACAACACTTATGCCACAAAAGCAATTCCTAAAAAGAATGTTGATGACTCGGCAAATTATTTACTTGTAACATCTAATACTGCTACGGATATTGGAGGGATCATTTCAAGCGTTAAAATCGCTGTTGAAGGATTTGTTGAAAACACAGCGATAACAACCTATGTTGTCCCCGTTCTTGGAGGAGCCGATGGTGGAATCTATACGATAACTGGGACAACCATGGGAACTACTGATAATGATGTTCCAGTTTACCTAGATATTACATCAGAGATTGGGACTTGGACATGGGCGGATATTATTGGAATGGATATTAGGCTTTATGGTCAAAATAGTTCTAATCCTACGGACTATACTCTTTCCATTGATCAAATAAATATTCTAGTAGATTACACCACAAATAACTTGCCAACAGGATCTTTTACGGGAGCAAGTCAGAAAGTTGATTCTTCAGGAGTGATTGATTTGTCTATTCAAGCCGATGACCTTGATGATGATCCTCTTAGAGCAAAAATAGAATATGTTTCTGGAGCTACTTGTGATTTTGCAACTCCTCTTGATCCTTATTTAGATGAAACAGATACAAATGCTACTTCTACTTTTGGTGATGCCAAGATTAATAACAATGAAGACTATCAAGTTGGTTCTTCAACTGGTTATATTATTACGACTAGTGGGGCTAACAGTGTTTATTTTGATTGGTTGAGTACACCAGCTCTAGACGGAGCCGATGGAACATACTGTCTTCGATTAACTGCTAATGATTTGGTAGAGGACCAAGCAATTTTAGCCACAACTACAGTGGACATTGACAATAAAAATCCAACAGCTCCGGGAGAATTTACTTTTTCTTCGCACACCAAAGACTCTTTAACTCTTTCTTATGGGGCAACATCAAGTGACACTAATTTTTCGGACTATAAAATATTTTGGAAAATCTATGACGGGACAGCTCCAGACGAGGGCGACAATGAAATAAACTCAAGTGGAGATACAAATCTTGGAGCAATTGATTTTAACGGAATAGCTACAACTTCAATAACTGGTCTTTCTGAAAATATTCAATATTCTGTTTCCATTTGGGCTTATGACATTTATGGTCATTCCGCCAGTTCAACATATACTAGTTTTTATACCAACCAAACACCAACCTCAAGTTTCAATTCAGCTGTCCAAAGGACAGATGGTACAGGCGTTGTTGATATTTCTCTTGATGTTAATGATGGTGATAATGATAACTCAATTGCTCGAATTGATTATGTTCTTGGTGCAGCCTGTAATTTTTCTACTCCACTTGATCCAACCATTGATGAAACACAGTCGAATATTTCAAGTACTTATGGTGTTCCAACTATTGAAAATGATAATATCTATCAAGTTGGTGCAGTTGATTGGTGGATTACAACTCCAGATGTAAATACATTGCAGTTCGACTGGTTTGGTCAAACTGACTTGCCTTTAGGGGAGGCTACTTATTGTTTGCAATTTACAATGAATGATATTGCAGACGATCAAAACACCCCAGCAACCACAACTCTCACAATAGACAATGCAGCCCCAAGCCCTCCAGGACAATTGACGAGTGGGGAGGTAACTGGATCTACAATTAAATTAATTTTTGGAGCGACTTCAACTGACTCGAATTTTTCTCACTACGAAATTCACTACAAAGAAGGTACAACAGGAGTAGTCATAACAGATCCTGAACATATTAATACCGATTTGTCTGATATTAATTATAATGGGACTTCATCAACAACCGTTGGAAGTTTAAATTTAAATACAGACTACGTGTTTAATATTTGGGCTTATGATACTTATGGAAATATTATCGCATCAACCGAAACTACCGCCAAGACAAATTCTTCTATTACTAATGACTCACTTACTTTCACAAATCCAGATACTCTAAATCAACTGATCGCCGACGGAACTAGTGAATGGAATTTTCGAGCTCTTGTTTCTGACCTCGGCGGCTATGCTGGACTAGACACAGTTTTATTGAGATTGGCTGACTCTGCTGACAATGTTTCACCATTTGGTAATTTAGAATTTTCTTGGACAGAGGCAACAGCTTTATTTTCTGAGACGGGGGCAGATGTTAATGGGGCGGTCGTAATTTCCCCAAACAGCACCTCAACATGCTCAGTCAATACTTGTACCATTGATTTTACTTTAATTTTTAATCATAATTTTGCAAGTTCTACCACCGATTATTCAGCTGAGCTTTATTCAACAAATGATTTAGCTTCTTTTGATGGTGATTCTTACCTTGATTTATACAAGGTTGATTTATATAGGATTGAACAAGTGCATTACAGATGGCGTAATGATGATGGAGGAGAGTAGGGGAATTTAGAATTTAGAATGAAAAATATTACAGTTGTCATTCTGAGGGAGCTAAAGCGACCGTAAGAATCTCATACCACGAACGAGATTGCTTCGTCGCTCCGCTTCTCGCAATGACAATAAAGCATAGAATGAACATCTTTAAGAAAAAATTTAATAGAAAAATAATATCGGGCTTTTTGGCTTTGTTGTTTTTTATTTTCTTTTCAGTCTCAGCTTCAGCTGCTGGTCCTTCTGGTTTAAAATTTGATAATATTTCTGATAAAAAAGACTTTGTAAGAACAGAGACCCCTAGTTTTATTTATGAGGCCAGTAAAGAAAGAGAGGGATTTTCTAAATTTAGCGCTTGGTTTAAAAATATTTTTGTTGATGAATTTAGGGATATTGAGGTTCGAGCGGAGATCTATGATATTAATGGTAAAAAGAAAGATAATTTAGTGGTGACAAAAGAATATTTAGACAATGGACAGTTTGAATTGAAAATTGATAACGAAGAAGAAAAACTTAGACCAGGAAAAAAGACAATAAAATTTTTTGTAGTTGATGGTGATGAGGAAATAATAATTGAAAAAGATTTTTCTTGGGGAGTACTTGCAATAAATTCTAATCAAGATAAATACAAAACTTCTGAAACGGCTGATTTATTTATGGCAGTTTTGAACGACACTGGTCATGTTGTTTGTGATGCCGGGCTAGAACTTTTAATCGAAGCACCAGACGGTGGTAAGGCAACACTCTCAACTGCAAATGGTTTAATTGAAGTGTCCTCTGAATGTCGTGAAAATATTACCAGTCTCCCGGACTACAGTACAAAATATCAAGTTGCCGGAGAAGGAGAATACAAAATGACCCTAAATGCAGTTACTAAAAATGGGATCTATAGTATCACCGATAATTTTTCGGTAGAGAATAATGCTGATTTTTATTTCAAAAGAAGTGCTCCAACAAGGATTTATCCAGTCGAAAATTACGAAATGAACTTGAGTATTAAGGCCGGTGATGATTATCGGGGGGAGATAAAAGAAGTAGTGCCCGCTTCATTTAAAATAAGCGATGTTGAGATTTATAAAAACAACTCCATAATTCAAAATTCAAAATTCATAATTAAAAATTTTGGGAAAAAACAAGAAATAGTCTGGGATAATGTAGAACTTCTAAAGGGAGATGAACTAGAAATTATCTACACCTTCGATGCTCCCGACGTATCTCCGGAATTGTTTATGATGGGACAAGCCAGCATTGGTGATTATTTAGAGTATCGTGATTGGCAGATAGCCTCTGATGCTGTTGCCACCTATATTTATAACACCGCCTCAAATGTAGGCTGGACAAACCCATCTCAATCAGTTGATGGTTCAAATAATCTTTATGCTCAAAGATTGATACCAAGAAAATCTGTAAATGATTCAGCTAACTATTTACAAGGTACTGCAAATAACGCCACCGATATTGGAAATGCAATTACTCAAGTTGAAGTTGGGACTGAGGCTTATGCTGCCAATACTCAGGTCTCTATGTATGTTCAACCATTTTTTAATGGTTCAACAGCTGGTTCATCTCAAAGTTATGGCATGGGAACAAGCGACACAAATACTATTTATTATCTTGATGTTACTAATGATGGAAATGCTCCAAGCACTTGGACATGGAATGATATTATGAATCTAGATGTTAGGTCTTATGGATTTGATACATCTAACGGTTCAAGTTTTAATTTGTATGTTGACCAGTTCTATGTTCAAGTTAATTATGACTTGAATGACGCTCCAACCGCAACTCTCACGTCAGCTACTCAAAAAATAGATGGGAACGGAGCAGTTGATATTACATTTACGGCCGATGATTTAAATGCCGATGATTTGATTGCTAAAATAGAATATGAAGCTGGTAGTGGATGTGCTTTTGTAACTGCCCCGAACTCAACTATTGATACAACTCCCGCTAATACAACATCAACCCTCGGAGTTGATCCCGACGCTGATAACGGAAATGATTTTCAAGTCGGTAACGCCACAGCTTATATTATTACTAGTCTGGGAGAAAATACCATTAGCACAGATTGGTTATCACAAACAGATGTGCCACTTGCAAATGGTGACTATTGTTTGCGGTTAACTGTTAATGATGGTGTCGATGATCAGGTGACCCCGAGCACTATTGTGGTTACTCTGGATAATGTTGCTCCATCAATATCGAACGTCACATTTTCCCAAACTTCTGGTTACCTAGGGATTGGGGACTCAGTTGATTTGACCATTACATCTGATGCTACTGGTTATACAGCTGGAGCTATATTGGTTAATGGAGTGGATGTGTCTGGAACAATAGTTGATAATCTAAATAACACTTATTCAGTCACTTATGCTGTTACAGAAGGAGATGCTGATATTCTTGATACAGCCGATTTGCCAATTAGTATTATTTTGAAGGATTCAAATAATAATTCAAGTTCAGCCTATACCACAGCTGATATAAACAATAGACCAGGGGTAGATGCCAATAAGCCAGTTTTAACAGGCATTAGTATTACAAACAATAATTACAAGATTGGCGACACGATTACAATTGTTATCTCTGTTTCAACGGATGCTGATGCATACACCTTGGGAGTTACAACAATCAACGGAGTGACAGCGACAAATTTAGTAAAAGTTAATGACACAACCTATAACGCAGACTATTTGGTTTCTGAAGGCGATACTGACAGAACGACTGGAACAATTCCAGCTTCTGTAATTTTGATTGACCAGGGAGGGAATGAGAATATTGCCTATACAAGTGTTTCACCGAATTCAGCTACGGTTGATGCTCACTACCCAGAAATTTCGTCAGTCACAATTCCGAGTCTAAGTTACAAGGTGGGAGATACTATCACTTTAACTGCAACAGTCACAATAGATCCTGATACATATACTCTCGGTAATACAACAGTCAATGGAGTAACTGCAACAAATATACAAAAAACAAATGACACAACATATACTTTTGATTATACTGTTGTCGAAGGCAATACAGATAGGACAGCAGGAACAATACCAATTTCTGTTATTTTTCGTGACTCAGTTAATCAAGAAAATATTACCGCTTTTGT
It encodes the following:
- a CDS encoding fibronectin type III domain-containing protein, translating into MLNNIRKKNSPPNKLLKIYLKGFFVFGLFFVLVLGFSPIDFLQRYIGAFGGEMRAVSFYASSGNTSVQSEDYSLGWWGGENVLNEPQISPNGRLSSFSDTNSSFYNGGDFSLLISDFTLKGVSLPSQTEPEVEFMEINEDSSEDSFLEDGLTEQGGEERAHDESETSTTTDATSTDILSKKTLVNIANAQEDSDLSVLGEFDSAKIMISFALGSLEADSSGGGAIVPVEIATSTASSSDDEIESNEDEIDENVIASSSDELGDDSSEKDTPEEQTLEEQTPEEQTLEEIIKEDDEEIIQDVEIIIEEEDISEDFEQSVEIIENEEEASVIKIKEEEKTEEEVEDIVEEIVAPVVSEPDPEVENSDGDIISKIFSVKNAIAQSDSPKFAIWYSVMSETGDASTSASTTGREIWEKLDTVYDDDLSNYLNDGFFSYDAPFLESWTDLENLKIKIEGLADEQADFVLYIDSIWVDIEYEKDPNTPELPEEKELRWENMLEFLSDQKVFTFDEKGEFRFKYNKNKKTLSESFGLSGYWDSVDIEVEIEDFKGDILELPLIIVFEEDGEFSITLPSLPRKFRPGEYRIKFTIIDSSGAETEEFVLEESFSWGVLAINTDKSIYKIGDESAFIQMAVLDEGGHTLCGADLSLEIISPDGEVRIFDTSNDTIIQNEFCEPENVITSPDYYTYFQLAGVGTYELKLKAITENGVKEITDSFRVVEETSFDISRIGPTRIYPLANYEMKINILASEDFEGNFYEYVPDGFYIVNQTLKIKKASTTDFVLYNSQVSSSTEEYIFDEFEINDEKELSWKNLLIEDGDELEAVYLFDAPNVSPELYLLGPASIATTTEDRQWQIASDAITTYPGTAGINVNWTDPTFAWDSSNNTYATKAIPKKNVDDSANYLLVTSNTATDIGGIISSVKIAVEGFVENTAITTYVVPVLGGADGGIYTITGTTMGTTDNDVPVYLDITSEIGTWTWADIIGMDIRLYGQNSSNPTDYTLSIDQINILVDYTTNNLPTGSFTGASQKVDSSGVIDLSIQADDLDDDPLRAKIEYVSGATCDFATPLDPYLDETDTNATSTFGDAKINNNEDYQVGSSTGYIITTSGANSVYFDWLSTPALDGADGTYCLRLTANDLVEDQAILATTTVDIDNKNPTAPGEFTFSSHTKDSLTLSYGATSSDTNFSDYKIFWKIYDGTAPDEGDNEINSSGDTNLGAIDFNGIATTSITGLSENIQYSVSIWAYDIYGHSASSTYTSFYTNQTPTSSFNSAVQRTDGTGVVDISLDVNDGDNDNSIARIDYVLGAACNFSTPLDPTIDETQSNISSTYGVPTIENDNIYQVGAVDWWITTPDVNTLQFDWFGQTDLPLGEATYCLQFTMNDIADDQNTPATTTLTIDNAAPSPPGQLTSGEVTGSTIKLIFGATSTDSNFSHYEIHYKEGTTGVVITDPEHINTDLSDINYNGTSSTTVGSLNLNTDYVFNIWAYDTYGNIIASTETTAKTNSSITNDSLTFTNPDTLNQLIADGTSEWNFRALVSDLGGYAGLDTVLLRLADSADNVSPFGNLEFSWTEATALFSETGADVNGAVVISPNSTSTCSVNTCTIDFTLIFNHNFASSTTDYSAELYSTNDLASFDGDSYLDLYKVDLYRIEQVHYRWRNDDGGE